In one window of Deinococcus cellulosilyticus NBRC 106333 = KACC 11606 DNA:
- a CDS encoding Pvc16 family protein: MASSLAIAAVADAIKRLFDQQFKQDHPNHPVVTSLTVQLTRGQDIAGSTAISPGTLLVFIPRVVPNLSTRNRLPEDRPSGKRYYPSLPVDIHFVLLPVLKSAAVHYEFLGWIYRTLDDHPVLPAGFLNAGALGTVFAPDEFVEIHLEAPSMSDYVAAFEVNKTRLDAGVSCVARAVSLESTRQIETHPEVQVQDWRFETWK, from the coding sequence ATGGCTAGCTCGCTTGCCATCGCTGCCGTGGCAGATGCCATCAAGCGGCTTTTTGACCAGCAATTCAAGCAGGACCACCCGAACCATCCGGTGGTGACCTCCCTGACGGTGCAACTCACCCGAGGGCAGGACATCGCCGGGAGCACCGCCATCAGCCCGGGAACCCTGCTGGTGTTCATTCCGAGGGTGGTCCCGAACCTTTCCACCCGAAACCGCCTCCCGGAAGACCGTCCCAGTGGCAAAAGGTATTACCCGAGCCTGCCTGTGGACATCCACTTTGTGCTGCTTCCGGTGCTGAAAAGCGCTGCAGTCCACTACGAATTTCTGGGCTGGATCTACCGGACCCTGGACGACCACCCCGTGCTGCCTGCGGGTTTCCTGAATGCCGGGGCGCTCGGAACGGTTTTTGCTCCAGATGAGTTTGTGGAGATTCATCTGGAAGCTCCTTCCATGTCGGATTACGTGGCTGCCTTCGAGGTGAACAAGACCCGGCTGGACGCAGGGGTGTCCTGTGTGGCCCGCGCGGTCAGCCTGGAATCCACCCGGCAGATCGAAACCCACCCTGAAGTGCAGGTGCAGGACTGGAGGTTTGAAACGTGGAAGTGA
- a CDS encoding PAS domain S-box protein — translation MTLDGLQAYSSPITQTLNFLPHPAWVREDTGEERFNPVWTQWFGGPPETENWTTVLAAQDQYRVQDLQERALRTGQGFQSRVKIKTLTGGRTVQVSFAPLQGMSGCWLGLLVELAEISPASEELQQFEATLHALRVSLANSLRREDVVKAILRQMQLAFQADGCILWLKENETTFQNCDPASEEVLPEWRKQMAATGNLMLLTGDAQREFTMGEPSALEHLQDVTLTVPLMIDDQLMGVLDLQFQAGPHLMPEQHEALIMHAEYLAIVLRRVQLFEAEKHARQSSEQALKQSQILQRVTSDLFRAETADDMAKVVLEHTFKPMGIQDAALFLTDPAEQEISLVSWQGMGAAVALMGKTCPLTAHVPAAHVAYNRTPLYLSTPEDAQHIFPNTMKLPAHTQMAAKAYLPLVINERTLGVLFVGFTDRVFFEEEHRLLLENLAGQVAQAVERSHYRTKEKQLIKEREETIARLNAILDNAPIGIGVFDQEKRFETVNPRLAEYHQIPVEDHLGQTLGDLYPGTSGHLMAAQEHVLRSGMPVLNIEATTANVTGQVQSHLISYFPVKTRDGRVLGVGTTQQNITERKQVEEALRSSEHFLKHINDTVPALVYVFSLEENRITHINPGFTQVTGLTMRDLQQKNAAQLAEMIHPEDRTPMMVQAEKVLRLKDGEVLSMEYRNVHQDGRWRWLHSTQTVFSRHADGSPAMLLGAALDITERKEAEMALRESEKRFQLVANQAPVMIWMGNDEYGATFFNTSWLSFRGRTLEQELGVGWLEGLHPEDAERCETVFREAHEQGTEFQMEYRLKRFDGTWRWVVDRGIPRFTETGEFRGFIGACIDIHDRKMAETVLQESEKRLRELMEAQKRFVADAAHELRTPLTAIQGNLDILIRYQHIPEVEKKEIIGDVQREATRLGRLVHDMLQLARGDSGATMREDEIDLGRMVLETWRETERVYSSHCFVLHEVQPVRLLGDHDRLKQVVLILLENALKYTPAGGEVHLNLENQQSHALLTVQDTGMGISAEDLPRVFERFYRADKSRHRAEDPGGTGLGLPIARWVVEAHQGRIWLESELDRGTTVHVQLPIKLEESS, via the coding sequence ATGACGTTAGATGGTCTTCAGGCCTACAGCAGCCCAATCACCCAGACCCTGAATTTTCTGCCCCATCCCGCATGGGTGCGAGAGGACACCGGAGAAGAGCGCTTCAATCCGGTGTGGACCCAATGGTTTGGTGGGCCGCCAGAAACAGAAAACTGGACCACAGTGTTGGCTGCCCAGGATCAGTACCGGGTGCAGGACCTTCAGGAACGGGCGCTGAGGACGGGACAGGGTTTCCAGTCCCGGGTGAAAATCAAGACCCTCACAGGCGGTAGAACCGTTCAGGTTTCTTTTGCTCCACTGCAGGGAATGTCTGGATGCTGGCTGGGGCTTCTGGTGGAACTTGCAGAAATCTCGCCTGCCAGTGAAGAATTGCAGCAGTTTGAAGCCACCCTGCATGCCCTGAGGGTCAGTCTGGCGAACTCCCTGCGCCGTGAAGATGTGGTGAAAGCCATTTTGCGTCAGATGCAGCTTGCTTTCCAGGCAGATGGGTGCATCCTCTGGCTGAAAGAAAACGAGACCACCTTCCAGAACTGCGATCCGGCTTCAGAAGAAGTGCTGCCTGAATGGCGCAAACAGATGGCTGCCACAGGCAACCTGATGCTGCTGACAGGGGATGCTCAGCGTGAATTCACGATGGGTGAACCATCTGCACTGGAACACCTTCAGGACGTGACCCTGACCGTGCCCCTCATGATCGATGACCAGTTGATGGGGGTTCTGGACCTGCAATTTCAGGCAGGGCCTCACCTGATGCCAGAACAGCATGAGGCCCTCATCATGCACGCGGAATATCTGGCCATTGTTTTGCGGCGTGTGCAACTTTTTGAGGCTGAGAAGCATGCCCGCCAGTCTTCAGAACAGGCCCTGAAACAGAGCCAGATCCTCCAGAGGGTCACGTCAGACCTGTTCCGGGCTGAAACAGCGGATGACATGGCGAAGGTGGTGCTGGAGCACACCTTTAAACCGATGGGAATTCAGGATGCGGCGCTCTTTCTGACCGATCCAGCAGAACAGGAGATCTCACTGGTGTCCTGGCAGGGGATGGGGGCTGCTGTCGCCCTGATGGGTAAAACCTGCCCCCTCACAGCCCATGTTCCAGCGGCACACGTCGCCTACAACCGCACCCCCCTTTACCTCAGCACCCCGGAAGATGCCCAGCACATCTTCCCAAACACCATGAAGCTTCCCGCCCACACCCAGATGGCGGCCAAAGCCTATCTGCCACTGGTCATCAATGAAAGAACACTCGGGGTGCTCTTTGTGGGATTCACAGACCGGGTGTTCTTTGAAGAAGAGCACAGGCTCCTTCTGGAAAACCTTGCTGGGCAGGTGGCACAGGCCGTTGAACGCTCCCATTACCGCACCAAGGAAAAACAATTGATCAAAGAACGGGAAGAAACCATTGCCCGTTTGAATGCCATTCTGGACAATGCCCCCATTGGCATCGGCGTGTTTGATCAGGAGAAAAGATTTGAAACGGTAAACCCCAGACTCGCTGAATACCACCAGATTCCTGTGGAGGACCATCTGGGCCAGACCCTTGGGGACCTTTACCCAGGCACTTCCGGACACCTGATGGCCGCGCAGGAACATGTGTTGAGGTCCGGGATGCCGGTTCTGAACATCGAAGCCACCACCGCCAACGTCACCGGGCAGGTGCAGAGCCACCTGATCAGTTACTTCCCGGTCAAAACCCGCGATGGCCGGGTGCTCGGGGTGGGAACCACCCAGCAGAACATCACTGAACGCAAACAGGTGGAAGAGGCGTTGCGTTCCAGCGAGCACTTCCTGAAGCACATCAACGACACGGTGCCTGCCCTTGTGTATGTGTTCAGCCTGGAGGAGAACCGCATCACCCACATCAACCCGGGCTTCACCCAGGTCACTGGACTGACCATGCGGGACCTGCAGCAGAAAAATGCCGCTCAACTTGCCGAAATGATCCACCCAGAAGACCGCACGCCGATGATGGTCCAGGCCGAGAAGGTGCTGCGCCTCAAGGATGGCGAGGTGCTCAGCATGGAGTACCGAAACGTCCATCAGGATGGACGCTGGCGCTGGCTGCACTCCACCCAGACGGTGTTTTCAAGACATGCCGATGGTTCTCCTGCCATGCTGCTGGGGGCTGCCCTGGACATCACCGAACGCAAGGAAGCTGAAATGGCCCTCAGAGAAAGCGAAAAGCGCTTTCAGCTGGTGGCAAACCAGGCCCCGGTGATGATCTGGATGGGGAACGACGAGTATGGAGCGACCTTCTTCAACACAAGCTGGCTGTCCTTCCGGGGGCGCACACTGGAGCAGGAACTGGGTGTGGGCTGGCTTGAAGGCCTCCACCCCGAGGACGCAGAGCGTTGTGAGACGGTGTTCCGGGAGGCCCATGAGCAAGGGACAGAATTTCAGATGGAATACCGCCTGAAACGCTTTGATGGGACATGGCGCTGGGTGGTGGACCGGGGCATTCCCAGATTCACGGAGACTGGAGAGTTCAGGGGATTCATTGGGGCCTGCATCGACATTCATGACCGCAAGATGGCCGAGACCGTCCTGCAGGAGAGCGAAAAACGTTTGCGAGAACTGATGGAGGCCCAGAAGCGTTTTGTGGCCGATGCCGCGCATGAACTCCGCACACCACTGACCGCCATCCAGGGCAACCTTGACATTCTGATCCGTTACCAGCACATTCCAGAAGTTGAGAAGAAAGAAATCATTGGCGATGTGCAACGGGAAGCCACCCGACTGGGCCGGCTGGTGCATGACATGCTGCAACTCGCCAGAGGCGACTCTGGAGCCACCATGCGAGAAGATGAAATTGATCTGGGCCGCATGGTGCTGGAAACCTGGAGGGAAACAGAACGGGTTTACAGCTCACACTGCTTTGTGCTGCACGAGGTCCAGCCTGTTCGCCTGCTGGGAGACCATGACCGCCTTAAACAGGTGGTGCTGATCCTGCTGGAGAATGCCCTCAAGTACACCCCTGCTGGAGGAGAGGTTCACCTGAATCTGGAAAACCAGCAAAGTCATGCCCTGCTCACTGTGCAGGACACTGGAATGGGCATCTCTGCAGAGGACCTGCCCAGGGTCTTTGAGCGCTTTTACCGGGCAGACAAATCCAGACACCGGGCAGAAGACCCCGGAGGCACCGGACTTGGGCTGCCCATTGCCAGATGGGTGGTGGAAGCCCACCAGGGCCGCATCTGGCTGGAAAGCGAACTGGACCGGGGCACCACCGTGCATGTTCAGTTGCCCATCAAACTTGAAGAATCCAGCTGA
- a CDS encoding GntR family transcriptional regulator translates to MNRHTELVISQTDPRPMYQQIMEQIRHKIMLGDWAPGMEMPSIRQLAIDLQVSVITVKRAYGDLEAEGVIVTQQGRGSFVSARNTPETARIEEELHQHLQQAAKLAEVLGHTEQDLMHQLRQHLRLLKKEQA, encoded by the coding sequence ATGAATAGACACACCGAGCTGGTGATTTCCCAGACGGACCCCCGACCGATGTACCAGCAGATCATGGAACAGATCCGGCACAAAATCATGCTGGGAGACTGGGCTCCAGGCATGGAGATGCCCTCCATCCGGCAGCTCGCCATTGACCTGCAAGTCAGTGTCATCACAGTCAAAAGGGCCTATGGAGATCTGGAAGCAGAAGGGGTCATTGTCACCCAGCAAGGACGGGGCTCTTTCGTCTCGGCCAGAAACACCCCCGAAACCGCCCGCATCGAAGAGGAACTGCACCAGCACCTCCAGCAGGCAGCAAAACTGGCTGAAGTGCTCGGACACACCGAACAGGACCTGATGCACCAGCTCAGACAGCACCTCAGGCTGCTGAAAAAAGAGCAAGCATGA
- a CDS encoding diguanylate cyclase domain-containing protein, giving the protein MDADAATEWWSALPGWVFILDASARYVWVNARFAGLLRVPQEQCTRQFEQDLCPLRVKGAMEDEASPGFSHLMPEVLQHQKTTLFHLDVQFREPSRLVLDQQVCLMVPLKDAVLFQLQPISDWNLTELETGQAAVLQHIADLSSSLIFAKDQEGRFTLANRALAETYGTTPEQMLGKTDLDFQMDLQQVEKYREADRLVIENRQRVVIEEETITDPQGNRRYLQTVKQFLHTPFHQNQVLGIATDITHLKVAHQSLQASEERYRSLYTEASVLLERSKADLKRVQALYQVSEAVQEATTLQELLNRICHIVIEAISARWCSIFKLNHLEQVVVAGAICSSGSDTLRMVSYGELMNGLTGWVIREQTPAFSPKNLPDPRESPEVQAGRMEQKVGSIIVVPLHYRDRNLAVGTLTALNHLDDPDFTQEDLELMRAIANQVSVSLEQRELMDRIEHMAFHDALTGLPNRVLFHDRLHQALAYARRKESKLAVLFMDLDGFKNVNDSCGHHIGDLLLKAAGERWSTRIRQSDTLARMSGDEFAVLLNDIHRREDVERVAEDLLGLVRQPFELLGHTVHVTASIGISIFPDDAQDQHTLLIHADHTMYRIKSSQKNDLYRQNGSCQN; this is encoded by the coding sequence ATGGACGCAGATGCAGCGACAGAGTGGTGGTCTGCCCTCCCGGGATGGGTGTTCATCCTGGATGCTTCAGCCAGGTATGTGTGGGTGAATGCCCGCTTTGCTGGCCTCCTCAGGGTGCCGCAGGAGCAGTGCACCCGGCAGTTCGAACAGGACCTGTGCCCACTCAGGGTGAAAGGGGCCATGGAGGATGAGGCCTCTCCGGGCTTTTCCCATCTGATGCCTGAGGTGTTGCAGCACCAGAAAACCACCCTGTTCCATCTGGACGTGCAGTTTCGGGAACCTTCTCGTCTGGTATTGGATCAGCAGGTCTGCCTGATGGTCCCTTTAAAAGATGCCGTTCTGTTCCAGCTGCAGCCCATTTCTGACTGGAATCTGACAGAGCTGGAAACCGGACAGGCCGCTGTGCTGCAACACATTGCAGACCTGAGCTCCAGCCTGATCTTCGCCAAGGACCAGGAGGGGCGATTCACGCTGGCCAATCGTGCCCTGGCTGAGACTTACGGCACCACACCAGAACAGATGCTGGGCAAGACCGATCTCGATTTTCAGATGGACCTGCAGCAGGTCGAAAAGTACCGGGAAGCAGACCGCCTGGTGATTGAGAACAGACAGAGGGTGGTGATCGAAGAAGAAACCATCACCGATCCTCAGGGCAACAGGCGGTACCTGCAGACCGTCAAACAGTTTCTGCACACCCCTTTTCACCAGAATCAGGTGCTGGGCATCGCCACCGACATCACCCACCTCAAAGTGGCCCACCAGAGCCTGCAGGCCAGCGAAGAACGTTACCGTTCCCTGTACACCGAGGCGAGCGTGCTGCTCGAACGCAGCAAGGCTGACCTCAAAAGGGTCCAGGCCCTTTATCAGGTCAGTGAGGCCGTGCAGGAGGCAACGACCTTACAGGAACTGCTCAACCGCATCTGCCACATTGTGATTGAAGCGATTTCTGCCCGCTGGTGCAGCATCTTCAAGCTGAACCATCTGGAGCAGGTGGTGGTGGCCGGAGCCATATGCTCTTCAGGGTCTGACACCCTCAGGATGGTCTCTTACGGCGAATTGATGAATGGTCTGACCGGATGGGTGATCCGGGAGCAAACACCTGCGTTTTCTCCGAAGAACCTTCCAGATCCCAGGGAAAGTCCAGAAGTGCAGGCAGGGCGCATGGAACAGAAGGTGGGTTCCATCATCGTGGTGCCATTGCATTACCGGGACCGCAACCTGGCGGTGGGGACCCTCACTGCCCTGAACCATCTGGATGACCCGGATTTCACGCAAGAAGATCTGGAATTGATGCGGGCAATTGCCAACCAGGTGTCGGTTTCGCTGGAGCAACGGGAACTGATGGACCGCATTGAGCACATGGCCTTTCATGACGCCCTGACCGGGCTTCCCAACCGGGTGCTGTTCCATGACCGCCTGCATCAGGCCCTGGCTTACGCCCGCAGGAAGGAAAGCAAACTGGCTGTGCTGTTCATGGATCTGGACGGCTTCAAAAACGTGAACGACTCTTGCGGACACCACATCGGTGACCTGCTCCTGAAAGCCGCTGGAGAACGATGGTCCACCCGCATCCGGCAGAGCGACACCCTCGCCCGCATGAGTGGAGACGAGTTCGCAGTGCTCCTGAACGACATTCACAGGCGTGAAGATGTGGAGCGGGTGGCCGAGGATTTGCTGGGTCTGGTCCGTCAGCCTTTTGAGTTGCTGGGCCACACGGTCCATGTGACGGCCAGCATTGGCATCAGCATCTTTCCAGATGACGCCCAGGACCAGCATACCCTGCTGATCCATGCCGATCACACCATGTACCGGATCAAGAGCAGCCAGAAAAACGACCTGTACCGACAGAACGGCTCCTGCCAGAATTGA
- a CDS encoding VWA domain-containing protein, which produces MKPFHRTLALMGALLLPAASAQTHVELILDASGSMYTKLPEGGQTRIQVARDVLSSFIGSLPEDPELNVGLRIYGAKTTAGTPGSCEDSELVLPMKGVDRAALQDTVKRTNPKGATPIAYSLLKAAEDFPNTPGKKLIVLVTDGQESCRGDLKATMEAFKKRGIDVDLRIIGIDLDERAVQSFQGVGTIENTRTAGALASALGRAVENVARAEVRTIPVTVQLTRDGQPDPGGSRVYLTDTVERSRQYDLSPTGRAGEFMASVPAGSYEATVESPGQERRTYSGINVNVGAPNRFSFETQKLDNRVTLTYATKSPLAGSKLEVNYAGAPATGEGWIALTTPDAPEGNYLNWAPVKGAQGAVGLTVPEEIQTYVFRYHFKNPDGSMQTLGKSEPFTPQKTTATVQVPQEVLSGQEFEVKWTGPSNEGDYVTVVRKDAPEGSYTQYFYATAKNENNKLPAPVEAGQFEVRYVTGQGNTLASTILNVKLDAYSVSGPTEAIAGSLIKVDWKGGGATGDYVTIVKAGAADNAYTDYEYAKSNSGTAELKTPSQPGEYEIRYNTERGKVYARAKITLKAGTYGLEFPAEAIAGSDLTIQWTGPGNPGDYITIVPKSAKDGTYMRYEYARAGDPDVKISTPSTPGDAEVRYMNESGNVVLFRKDLKLIGAKYDLDFARTALAGSRIPIKWTGPQNPGDFITIVPKGTQDGQYGAWEYTTNNPVNIQTPRAPGEYEIRYMNDQQGNIVMHREPLTLTAPKATLKAPASVNAGQEFTLEWTGPAGDGDQMVIVKKGSPSSATDNAIWPGEEAKITVNAPDEAGNYEIRYLTGEGQVLISIPLTVK; this is translated from the coding sequence TTGAAACCCTTTCACCGAACCCTTGCCCTGATGGGTGCACTGCTGCTGCCTGCAGCCAGTGCGCAGACCCATGTGGAACTGATTCTGGACGCCTCGGGCAGCATGTACACCAAACTGCCTGAAGGGGGACAGACCCGAATCCAGGTTGCCAGAGATGTGCTGAGCAGCTTCATTGGCAGCCTGCCTGAAGACCCTGAACTGAATGTCGGCCTGCGCATCTATGGGGCCAAGACCACCGCCGGTACCCCCGGTTCCTGTGAAGACAGCGAACTGGTGCTCCCCATGAAAGGGGTTGACCGTGCAGCACTGCAGGACACGGTCAAACGAACCAACCCCAAAGGGGCCACCCCCATTGCCTACTCCCTGTTGAAAGCAGCAGAAGACTTCCCCAACACACCCGGCAAGAAACTGATCGTGCTGGTCACCGACGGTCAGGAATCCTGCAGGGGAGACCTCAAAGCCACCATGGAGGCCTTCAAAAAACGCGGCATTGATGTGGACCTGCGCATCATTGGCATCGACCTCGATGAGCGGGCCGTGCAGAGCTTCCAGGGCGTGGGCACCATCGAAAACACCCGCACTGCAGGTGCACTGGCAAGCGCACTGGGAAGGGCCGTCGAGAATGTGGCCCGTGCAGAAGTCCGGACCATCCCGGTGACCGTTCAGTTGACCCGTGACGGTCAACCCGACCCGGGAGGCAGTCGTGTGTACTTGACTGACACTGTGGAACGCAGCAGGCAGTATGACCTCTCTCCGACGGGACGGGCAGGAGAGTTCATGGCCAGTGTCCCCGCAGGCAGCTATGAGGCCACTGTGGAGAGCCCCGGTCAGGAGAGGCGCACCTACTCTGGCATCAATGTCAATGTGGGTGCTCCAAACCGGTTCAGCTTTGAAACCCAGAAACTGGACAACAGGGTCACCCTGACCTACGCCACAAAGTCACCCCTGGCAGGCAGCAAACTGGAAGTCAATTACGCTGGAGCTCCCGCTACCGGTGAAGGCTGGATTGCCCTGACCACCCCGGACGCCCCTGAGGGCAACTACCTGAACTGGGCTCCGGTGAAAGGCGCACAGGGCGCAGTCGGTCTGACCGTCCCGGAGGAGATTCAGACTTACGTTTTCCGCTACCACTTCAAGAACCCCGATGGCAGCATGCAGACCCTCGGCAAGAGTGAACCCTTCACACCACAGAAGACCACCGCCACCGTTCAGGTGCCCCAGGAGGTGCTGAGCGGTCAGGAATTCGAGGTGAAATGGACCGGGCCCTCCAACGAGGGGGATTATGTGACTGTGGTTCGCAAAGATGCCCCCGAGGGCTCTTACACCCAGTACTTCTATGCCACCGCCAAAAATGAGAACAACAAACTTCCTGCTCCAGTGGAAGCCGGACAGTTCGAGGTGCGTTACGTGACCGGACAGGGCAACACCCTGGCCTCCACCATCCTGAATGTCAAACTTGATGCATACAGTGTTTCTGGACCCACAGAAGCCATTGCTGGATCGCTGATCAAGGTGGATTGGAAAGGTGGTGGGGCCACCGGAGACTACGTGACCATCGTCAAAGCAGGGGCTGCCGACAACGCCTACACCGACTATGAGTACGCCAAAAGCAACTCTGGGACCGCAGAACTGAAAACCCCTAGCCAGCCCGGAGAGTACGAAATCCGCTACAACACCGAGCGGGGAAAAGTCTACGCCAGAGCCAAAATCACCCTCAAAGCAGGGACTTACGGTCTGGAGTTCCCTGCAGAAGCCATTGCAGGCAGTGACCTCACCATCCAGTGGACCGGACCGGGCAACCCTGGCGATTACATCACCATCGTGCCCAAATCCGCAAAAGACGGCACCTACATGAGGTACGAGTACGCCCGTGCAGGGGACCCGGATGTGAAGATCAGCACACCCTCCACTCCCGGTGATGCCGAAGTGCGTTACATGAACGAGAGCGGCAATGTGGTGCTTTTCCGCAAGGACCTGAAACTGATCGGTGCAAAATACGATCTGGACTTTGCACGCACTGCACTGGCAGGCAGCCGCATCCCCATCAAGTGGACGGGTCCCCAGAACCCTGGCGATTTCATCACCATCGTTCCAAAAGGCACCCAGGACGGACAGTATGGAGCCTGGGAGTACACCACCAACAACCCTGTGAACATTCAGACCCCCAGAGCTCCCGGTGAGTACGAAATTCGATACATGAACGACCAGCAGGGGAACATTGTGATGCACCGGGAACCCCTCACCCTCACGGCACCAAAAGCCACCCTCAAAGCCCCTGCCAGTGTGAATGCAGGACAGGAATTCACCCTGGAATGGACCGGGCCTGCAGGAGATGGGGACCAGATGGTGATCGTCAAGAAAGGCTCACCTTCAAGTGCAACCGACAACGCCATCTGGCCTGGAGAAGAGGCGAAGATCACCGTGAATGCACCAGACGAAGCTGGAAACTACGAGATCCGTTACCTGACGGGTGAAGGACAGGTGCTCATCAGCATTCCTCTCACCGTCAAATGA
- a CDS encoding ABC transporter ATP-binding protein codes for MSTLALELCGVVKKYRHFLLDGINLELPTGSIMGLIGANGAGKSTTIRILMGLIHQDAGQVRVLDKPMPEQQIPIKAQVGFVSEDMRLYGQATLEWHMRFVRSIYPGWDQKYAEDLMQRFELKPRQHLRRFSHGQRVKAALLLVLARRPRLLILDEPTTGLDPVARHEVLGALMEVLAQEDHTVLFSSHNTRDVEQISDQITFMDQGRIIDTDDRESFLERWRRLRIDVPPGVELPTLQGTVDVRGSGQTAVVTTSRFDSSCTSLLHSAGAVVRAIEPLTLEEIFVESVQHRRARQMS; via the coding sequence ATGAGCACCCTGGCCCTGGAACTGTGTGGTGTGGTGAAAAAATACCGCCACTTTCTGCTGGATGGCATCAACCTGGAGCTTCCCACCGGAAGCATCATGGGCCTGATTGGCGCGAACGGGGCAGGCAAATCCACCACCATTCGCATCCTGATGGGCCTGATCCACCAGGATGCAGGCCAGGTGCGGGTGCTGGACAAACCCATGCCAGAACAGCAAATTCCCATCAAGGCACAGGTGGGCTTTGTCTCTGAGGACATGCGGCTTTACGGGCAGGCGACCCTGGAATGGCACATGAGATTCGTGCGGTCCATCTATCCAGGCTGGGACCAGAAGTACGCAGAGGACCTGATGCAAAGGTTCGAGCTGAAACCCCGACAGCACCTGCGCAGATTCTCCCACGGGCAAAGGGTCAAGGCCGCCCTCCTGCTGGTGCTGGCCCGCAGGCCAAGGCTGCTGATTCTGGATGAACCCACCACCGGACTCGACCCTGTTGCCCGCCATGAGGTGCTCGGTGCCCTGATGGAAGTGCTGGCCCAGGAGGACCACACCGTGCTGTTTTCCTCCCACAACACCCGGGATGTGGAACAGATTTCCGACCAGATCACCTTCATGGACCAGGGCAGGATCATCGACACCGATGATCGGGAGAGCTTTCTGGAACGCTGGAGACGCCTGCGCATCGACGTCCCACCAGGGGTGGAGCTTCCCACCCTGCAAGGCACGGTGGATGTCCGGGGAAGCGGCCAGACGGCAGTGGTCACCACCAGCCGTTTCGATTCCAGTTGCACCTCCCTGCTGCATTCCGCTGGAGCCGTGGTCCGGGCCATTGAGCCCCTCACCCTGGAGGAGATTTTTGTGGAAAGTGTGCAGCACCGAAGAGCGAGGCAGATGTCATGA
- a CDS encoding alpha/beta hydrolase → MPALFATLVTGVSLFVLLLTIAIVMVFMGDPVFPPQPALSVQDVAALQKRYMQVNPHQERIFTLKDGDHISGRVFPGTSNTTVVLLHGVLSSSLEMNRTAGLMQKATGSTVIAVDLRGHGKSSGHPGDLDHPGQYEEDVAEVIWQLRKNQPDRHILLAGHSMGGGIALRYAVRSNLPPVDGFVLLAPHMGDRSPTTPRTSPNGSSAFIKVHVARTIGLKFLNVLHITPFNHLKTLHFNLPEGFPLRSYSFNAMVSMSPEDTAKALQSVRAPLLVVVGSKDEAFVAAEYPPVVQKYSNGQVSIIEGAGHDGILTDPRTFEAIARWTQSHLSAP, encoded by the coding sequence ATGCCTGCTCTGTTTGCCACACTGGTCACAGGGGTCTCCCTCTTTGTGCTGCTCCTGACCATTGCCATCGTGATGGTGTTCATGGGTGACCCTGTTTTCCCCCCTCAACCTGCCCTGTCCGTTCAGGATGTGGCTGCACTGCAAAAACGCTACATGCAGGTGAATCCCCATCAGGAGAGAATTTTCACTCTGAAAGATGGTGACCACATCTCTGGCAGGGTCTTTCCTGGAACATCAAACACCACCGTGGTGCTCCTACATGGGGTGCTGAGCAGCAGCCTGGAAATGAACCGGACCGCTGGACTCATGCAAAAAGCCACAGGCAGCACCGTGATTGCCGTGGACCTGCGTGGGCACGGAAAATCTTCAGGTCATCCAGGTGATCTGGACCACCCTGGCCAGTACGAAGAAGATGTGGCCGAAGTGATCTGGCAACTTCGCAAAAACCAGCCTGACCGGCACATCCTTCTGGCAGGCCATTCCATGGGAGGGGGAATTGCGCTGAGGTATGCAGTCAGGTCGAATCTCCCGCCTGTTGATGGTTTTGTTCTGCTTGCGCCTCACATGGGGGACAGGTCACCCACCACACCCCGGACCTCCCCCAATGGAAGTTCAGCTTTCATCAAAGTTCATGTGGCCAGAACAATCGGGCTGAAGTTCCTCAATGTTTTACACATCACCCCTTTCAACCATCTGAAAACCCTGCATTTCAACCTGCCTGAAGGGTTTCCACTGCGGTCCTACAGTTTCAACGCGATGGTCAGCATGTCTCCAGAAGACACTGCAAAAGCCCTGCAGAGCGTTCGGGCTCCTCTGCTGGTGGTGGTGGGCAGCAAAGATGAGGCTTTTGTTGCCGCTGAGTATCCCCCTGTGGTCCAGAAATACAGCAATGGTCAGGTCAGCATCATCGAGGGAGCAGGCCATGATGGCATCCTGACCGATCCCCGGACGTTTGAGGCCATTGCCCGTTGGACCCAGAGTCATCTGTCTGCCCCCTGA